The DNA region CCTCCCCAGGGTTATTAATGTCTCTTTTGACCTCCTCTTGACTACAACACACTCCcgcaaaatgtcaaaataatataacagtgtTAAATTGGTACATTGTGCACTTCCATTTAAACCTTATCTTAATATAACATCTAATGTGCATCACcaatacattaataaaaccCCGATACAGAGACAGAACTGTTGTCCTCTGCATATGGAAAAGGACACCTTTATGAACCATGTTGCAAGTGAAAGTCTTTTTGATATAACTATTTATGTAACTATTAACTTTGTTGCAAAGGAAGGctgaaataatacaaataaaagatCCTTCCCTGATCTCTCAAAAAAGTCAGACTAACCTATCTTCagccaaaataaaaattataatacCCCTTTTCTGATCCACTATTTCCCCCTAATAATTTGTGTACAGTTCATACTAACTAAAAATGACTATAATGTTTCTGCAGGGTGTGTCTGCAGATCTTAATTGTGAGTTTTTACTGAGGTTATATAGAGTGGGCTAAAGTCACATAATAAATCCTGgagcctaataataataatcattatattatatttttatattatcatcTAATAATAATTAGACAGTGAGGTGGTTTCTTTTTCatatggaataataataataatagcagcCTTGAACAGAGTACTTTCTTGTTTGTGTTACAGGCGCACTCAAAGAGGATCAGTTGCGGCCTTGTTGGATAAAAGCCATATTTACAACTAAACTCCAGGATGAAGACTCATCTCCTCTGCTTGGAGTTACTCCTCTTGGCAGGTCACATCCTTGTGGCCAGTGGGCAGCTGGAGCCAAAGAAACAAGTGCCCCAGGACCCTCTTACTGTTACCCAGAGACTTGGGCTCGTAGAGAGAGGAGTGCAGGGTCCGGTGAGGCCCAACATCACCATGCCGCGCCGCCGGTTACCTCCCATGTGCACTGGACCCACGGAAATACGAGACACCTTCAAGTACATTAATACGGTGGTGTCCTGCCTGGTGTTTGTTGTGGGTATTATTGGTAATTCCACTCTGCTGAGAATCATCTATAAAAATAAGTGCATGCGTAACGGGCCGAACATCCTGATTGGCAGCCTGGCACTCGGAGACCTTCTGCACATCATCATCGGCATTCCCATTAATGTTTACAAGGTGAGCTATACCATTTAGGTTTATAGTGATCTTTTTGGAAGATTAACATTAGTTTTATTTCCAGTCAATTCGAAACTCCCTTAGcttttcaatcatttttttgttgcacttttgttttgtataataCCCCCTTAAAGTTTATTACAATAACTTTTTACGGTCATATACAAATATTTTGCTGCATATTGGACTTTAAATCCTTCCCAAACACACCCTTTCCTAACACACACTCTTGAAAAGGGGCTTCCAAGTAGTTCCTTCATGTTATTACTTTTCTGGATTCTGAGCCCCTCTATATCCCATTATGTCTCTGGCATGTTATTTTGTGTCGGgctcaaggtgtgtgtgtgtgtgtgtgtgtgtgtgtgtgagtgagggagagagacagagaggagagagagagagaaagagaaagagagagagagagggccaAAGTATCTGTATATTTGGGTAAGGGGCAAGCATGTCAAAATAACTAGACTCAGTTGCATACCAGAGCAGAGATAGAGGAGATACAGGGCCACATATGATTCCAATTGATCTACACTCACATTCCAGACATGAAAAGTCCCATATTCTACAGGTTAAGCATAGATTTGTTGTTCTTGAAGAACTACCGTATCTCTCTGGGTTACGGTGCCTTGAGCTCCAAAAGAAGCCTCACTATGTTTTcaagaaaagaccaaaaacattaaacctgacaaggagacaaaaacaaaagctctgGATGTTCATAGAAACCCAGTTCAGGTTTGCGCATATCTGGTCAACACTGGATGCCTGAGACTGGGGAAAACAACGATTTGCTTCACTCCTTCTCATGGTTTAACTCAGTCATcaactctttctgtctctgtctctctctccagctcctgGCGGAGGACTGGCCTTTCGGGGTGACTCTGTGCAAGCTGGTGCCGTTTGTCCAAAAAGCCTCAGTGGGGATCACAGTGCTGAGTCTGTGCGCTTTGAGTATTGACAGGTAAACCCGGCCACAACCAATGGACAACTCACCCTTCCTCTCACGTTAGCTCCTATTTTCATTTCCTAATGCTACGTCAACAGTCAGGAATTACAGAAATATGGTGAGAGCAATGACTTTTGACCTCCCTGCTATTGGCTGCTTTTAGCTTTGCTGATCTATATATTGACACATACGACTGTCAACTACATTGAGCTTGGGATCATCtgatcattttattaaaattgaGTTATTTTTActtagttttacttttgaaactTAGTTTTCAAAAAAAGCCTTTACGGTTAAAAAGCTAGAGAATGTAtgcttcagttttgtcagttggAATGAGAGAGGGATGTGTGATACTCAATATCTCAGAATTAAACCAAGATAGATCCCGTTAAGGTTTCTGACAGAAATGATTAAAAGAATAgtgtaacattttggaaaatacacttactcgctttcttgctgagagttagatgagaagattgtaCCACTCTCGTgtttgtacggtaaatatgaagctacagtcaggtgatgttagcttagcacaaagacggGAAGCAGGgcaaaacagctagcctgggtctgtccaaaaggtaaaatactaccagcacttctaaagcacATTAATTCACACGTCTTATTTCTTGtgtgtttaatcagtacaaaaaccaGAACgtaaaaacagaaatctgtggttttggtgagttttagaggtgttggttaGCTAATTTAAGCTAATTGGCTGGTGGCTTTggacacatttacagtacaaacattacagtagtatcgatcttctcagctaactctcagcaagaaagtgaataagtgtatttcccaaaacgtcaaactattcctttaatgttcaCTTGTTGGTTAGCTGACTACACATGTTGGATCTTCCAGGTATCGTGCCGTAGCCTCGTGGAGCCGCATCAAAGGGATCGGCGTTCCAAAGTGGATGGCTATCGAGATAGTGGTCATCTGGATATTATCCATCATTCTGGCTGTGCCAGAGGCAATAGCCTTCGACATGATCACCATGGACTACAAAGGAGAACACTTGAGGATCTGTTTGCTGCACCCCATGCAGAAAACTGGTTTTATGAGGGTGAGCTGTGACACACAGACCTTAGGAGGCATATCATtcagtgtggagaaaaaaagtgcGTGCTGACACAGCTGTGCACGCTGCAAAcctgcacatgcacatatagTAAATACTGACACGTACAGACACACACGGAGGTGCAGATGTGCACACATCCTGACTCGTGTATGAATATATGTGCATATTTAACTTAAAAGCGCATACACTCAGTCATACTGTGAAAGCTTCCTGGCTAGATCAGGGTTAGAGTTTACagacaatgaaaataactgtaTATCACAGGAGTTTTAGCTCTCTTGGCAGAAAATACTGCAgcgtctgtgtgcgtgtgtacatgtgtgtgttcacgtgtCTTACATCAAtcttaaaataacaacaacgtACCGTTTTGATTCCACTGAGGTACTTTGATGAATTGATTTTTAATCAAGTCTGGATTTGAGACCCACTCTTGAGTCCCTCACTCCGGTCCAGGTCAGACCAGGGATACGCTCCATTAAATTTACTTCTGCCATGTTTCACCTTTAACTTTAAGCTCTCTCATACAGATGTTTGCGCATAATCTAGTGCCGTTCTcccatttttctctgtttagttTTATAAATCAGCGAAGGACTGGTGGCTGTTCAGTGTATATTTCTGCCTGCCGTTGGCCTGCACTGCTATTTTCTACACCCTGATGACCTGTGAGATGCTGAGGAAGAAGAATGGTGTCCAGATTGCTCTCAGTGACCACCTCAAACAGGTTTGATGATGGCTTTCATCTTATTTAGTCCCTTTTGTTATTAATTACTGGCTGTCTTCATGTTGAGTGTTTAGAGTTAAATGACATGTTTCTAATTTAGTGGAAGGGCAAACACAAAACTGGAATATTTTATGTTCAAAGCTTTACACAATACCATTCATACATTCACAAGTGTGTCCTATTAAAGCTATAAAACATGCAGTTATGTGTTTTTACCACCAACTTTAATCCAGCCTAACTTGACACTTCAACTTACTTTGTCTTGATTTACGAAAACCAAACTTTTAGACAAAAAAATTTAGACGAAAAAATGTTTCACCATGCCCCTTTCTGGGCCAAAACTGTCAGTACAATATGTTACTATacagtgatttgtgtgtgtgtgtgtgtgtgtgtgtgtgtgtgtgtgtgtgtgtgatcagcgAAGGGAGGTGGCTAAGACTGTGTTCTGTCTGGTTCTGGTCTTCGCTCTGTGCTGGCTGCCTCTCCACCTCAGCCGTATCCTGAAGCTCACCATCTACGATGAGAAAGATCCAAACCGCTGCGAACTGCTCAGGTATGGAAGAAAATACATGTTGCACAGtgcgcaaaaaaaaaaataaacttgataATTTAGTAGGAAAATTAATGAGAGGTAGAAGACTAATGTGTCTCTGTAACccttttagtttctttttggTGTTGGACTACATTGGCATCAACATGGCATCTGTCAACTCCTGCATCAACCCAATCGCCCTCTACATGGTCAGCAAGCGCTTCAAGAACTGCTTCAGGGTAAGGTGCAACTTAGTTGTAAAAATATGCCACGTGCAAAGTGAACAtatcttaaagaaatagtttgacattttgggaaatacacatttgctttcttgccgagagttagatgagaggattgataccactctcatttccaTACCATTAATATGAAGCTTTgccaccagcagctggttagctttggttagcacaaagactggaaacggagAGAAACAGCTCTCCtcgctctgtccgaaggtaacaaaatctgccttcaCCTCTcgctaattaacatgttatatctcatttttATAATCCCTATAAAAAACTAAAGACAACAGATCGTGGTTTTCCGGGGGGTTATGTgactgtttcttggccaggcGCAGTAACttcttgtgctaagctaagcgaactgactgctggctccagcttcatactgAGCagatggtatcaatctttttatctaactctcggcaagaaagcgaataagcgtatttttctatttcaaacTATTTTGAACTACCTTTAAGGCAACAAAAAAGAAGGAATCACTTCTTTCGTTTACCGAGCTGTGAATACCGTACGCACACTTGCGCGTTTCTGTCAGCATACGCCTTGCAATCTCTCTGACTcacctttcttcctcttctagTCCTGCCTGTGCTGCTGGTGCCTACCGGCAGAGATGCTGATGGATGAGAAACAGTTGTGCATGAAGCTGAAAGTCACAGAACGCGCCTCTGACCAGAGCAACTCCCGCATGACCAACAAATCTACTACAGGCTGAGGAGGGACCTAGAAGGGAGAAAGGAGGAGTTATGATGACAAAAAACTAAACTCAAAACTAAAATTTAAGTTCGGATGACTGAATGAGGATAAATGCCCATTGTTATCTCATCTACAACATCATATTTAACAGAAGTGCTTTTGGAAATCAGCCCTCACTGAGACGAAACTCCCTCTAACTTAAAACTCTGAACACTAGCCATTATGGACCACTGCACACTCTCCCTGTCCAAGAAGAAATAAGCATCAGTGCACTTCAAAAGTTGTATTCTTGGATAGCAAGTGTGCGACGTGTGAAGCAGGCAAActgtaatatgtgtgtatgtattgagCATTTTGCCAACTTTATCACCTATTACATTATAGCCTTTAAATGTATTGTCTCTGTGTCATTTCCCCACTAGTTATTGAACTACTGATGTTGTGTCATTTCAGCTGTGTGACCATTCAGCTGTTGTATTATACTGTTCAATATTGGGCCTATTCTTGAGGTTTTATGCATTTCGTAACTGTATTTGCTCCACATTATCATAATCTGACTCCTTACCTTAGCTGGTATGACAAGAGGTAGGGGTTTCTTTTTgcaataaataatgaataaaataaataagaaactagtcagttttgtacttttttaagAAAAGCATCAATTTTCTAGCCATTATCTGTTCAGACACAGTCATAATATGACTGTGAATGTTATAGCTTTGCCTGTTATTGTggcctgactgtgtgtgtgtgtgtgtgtgtttgcgcgtgTGTTTGAGTTAAGTGTGACGGCAGGCAGCATCATGTGATGGTGAATGCTAACACAGAACATTACTGTGATCTTTTCTCCCCACTTCTTCACtccagatacacacacacacacacacacacacacacacacacacacacacacacacacagcactgaccTGGGAATGTTCCTTCAGGCTAAACCAGTGTCACGCATGTCACATTAGCTGTCAAAGACGCTCTCTGTCCTGTGATCTCTCACCACCCCTCCTCGACTCATCTCTTCATCTGCTCCCCTTGCCTtcactctcttctttttctgcctgtttttccttgtttttcacCTCTTCCATGTCCTCTACCCTCGTTacccttccctttctctctgcattCCTGTCTCCACTCCTCGCCATAACCCCTCTGCCTCTGTTCTTCCATTATGGTTTCAAACAATTCAACATGGTTTGACATTAAGTCAAACCCACCGGTGCTGTAAGCAGCCCTAAGTGAAAGACAGCACATTCAGTACATTCCTCCCTAAATTATCTCCTTTTCTACTCCCAACAGAGGTTAAACTGATGTATCTGCTTGTGGATACTCGCATTGGCCCTCTACTGATATGAGGGATTGTCCTCTAAGATCACTgctacaaaaaaaatcagtcataGAAAGTTGCATAGAAAGTTAATGTTGTTCAGGGAGCTACTTACTGAACAGTCAATAAATCAAAGTGTAATTAGCTCAGGGTCAATTTAGAATCTCATATTTAGTTCTGCAaaatttgtgtttaaaattaaaataatttattggcCCAGGCAGCCTTGATTTATGGTCATTTAGGATGCAGTAAGAACTGCTGTAATCTATCAGAGTTTATGCCAACACTTAACAGATTCAGTAGTTCAACTTGcactaaaggaatagtttgacactttgggaaatacgcttttttGCTTTCTAGCCGAAattacatgagaagattgataccacactcATGTATGTACGATAAATACGCTACCGCCAGCAGCCGTttggcctagcttagcataaagacaggaaaaaaggggggaacaactagcctggctctgtcgaaaggcaacaaaatctgcctaccagcacctcatAAACTCACATTATATCGCATTTGTTTAACCTGCGCAAAAAAGCGGTGGTTTTATGAGGGGTTAGGTGACCATTTGTTGGATGGGCACAGTAGCCtgctgtgctaagctaagttaactggTTGCTGGCACTGATTCTTTTGTCAAGCTGTGAATACTGTACGCACTCTGGAAACAGACTGGAAGTGCAAcgagataatttctgttatgaattggctctatataaataaaattgaattgaaacaagggtaaacagctagcctggctctggctattacatttactctacctaaatactggattattgtcttggaactttGGAAAcatctttgtatttttgtaactattgaACACGATATGATGCCTACGGCATACATCATAGGCATgtgtcaacagtgtttgtgtaattactctcactgccagaagggggagacaaaagttctgcactgcagctttaatgtcactttttttgCTATTAGGAGCCTGCAGCAAATTTATGCCAAAAACTTTAATGACAGAAAGCGTTTAGCAATAAAAACTACTGTAAACTTTTGACAGACTTATGTTAGCTTGGCTGAGAGCTTCTTTATACTCAACAAACATTGTGGACTTTTCCTTTATTAAATGCATTGAACTCTGGGTGGAACACTGAGGCTGTAAGTCCTTCTCagtacatacagacacacacactgtctctccaaacacaaacacacacatacgtgcaGTACATTTGGACACCACGAAAGcacgcacacccacacatactaacacacacagtttatcttctcttctcctcccagCAGTTTTAGAAGACAGCATAAAGTGCTGGAACATGGATGGATTTGAGGGTCGATGGTTTTGGGTTCTGGGTCTCAAGGGGTTGGGGTGTGAACAGACCTGATTTGGCCCCTCTctgccctctctttctccaaaGATTCTTTCATGTTTGTCTACCCCAACAATCCAccatttttgcatatt from Siniperca chuatsi isolate FFG_IHB_CAS linkage group LG13, ASM2008510v1, whole genome shotgun sequence includes:
- the ednrba gene encoding endothelin receptor Ba: MKTHLLCLELLLLAGHILVASGQLEPKKQVPQDPLTVTQRLGLVERGVQGPVRPNITMPRRRLPPMCTGPTEIRDTFKYINTVVSCLVFVVGIIGNSTLLRIIYKNKCMRNGPNILIGSLALGDLLHIIIGIPINVYKLLAEDWPFGVTLCKLVPFVQKASVGITVLSLCALSIDRYRAVASWSRIKGIGVPKWMAIEIVVIWILSIILAVPEAIAFDMITMDYKGEHLRICLLHPMQKTGFMRFYKSAKDWWLFSVYFCLPLACTAIFYTLMTCEMLRKKNGVQIALSDHLKQRREVAKTVFCLVLVFALCWLPLHLSRILKLTIYDEKDPNRCELLSFFLVLDYIGINMASVNSCINPIALYMVSKRFKNCFRSCLCCWCLPAEMLMDEKQLCMKLKVTERASDQSNSRMTNKSTTG